Proteins encoded by one window of Acuticoccus sp. MNP-M23:
- a CDS encoding 3-hydroxyacyl-CoA dehydrogenase NAD-binding domain-containing protein, producing the protein MQSETADRTTICVIGAGLMGHGIAWLFAANGYDVALHDPVPEALAAAPERLAAISSLLGKGEGAPARVRLCAELADAAAGAAFVFEAAPEKLPLKREIFAALERHAPADAILASNTSALPISAICDGFETAHRMVGTHFWNPPHLVPLVEVIEVEGINGDAIGPTMAVLEAVGRHPVHVRKDVPGFIGNRLHHALKREAMALIADGVCDAKTIDDVVKLGFGRRMSVLGPMEQCDLVGLELTADIQATIAPALDNTAGIHPALQAHLDAGHLGMRSGQGFRHWGPGEADAVRERLSRFLAEQARESES; encoded by the coding sequence ATGCAGAGCGAAACAGCCGACCGGACCACCATCTGCGTGATCGGAGCCGGCCTGATGGGCCACGGCATTGCATGGCTGTTTGCCGCCAACGGCTATGATGTTGCACTGCACGACCCGGTGCCGGAGGCGCTGGCCGCAGCCCCGGAGCGGCTTGCCGCCATTTCCAGCCTCCTTGGCAAGGGCGAGGGTGCGCCGGCCCGCGTGCGCCTTTGCGCCGAACTGGCGGACGCTGCTGCTGGCGCGGCCTTCGTCTTCGAGGCCGCGCCCGAAAAACTGCCGCTCAAACGCGAGATCTTTGCCGCTCTGGAGCGCCACGCACCGGCTGACGCCATCCTCGCCTCCAACACCTCAGCCCTCCCCATCAGTGCCATCTGCGACGGCTTTGAAACCGCGCACCGCATGGTGGGCACCCATTTCTGGAACCCGCCGCACCTCGTTCCGCTCGTGGAGGTGATCGAGGTGGAGGGCATCAACGGCGACGCGATCGGCCCCACAATGGCCGTGCTGGAAGCCGTCGGCCGGCACCCGGTGCATGTGCGCAAGGATGTGCCGGGCTTCATCGGCAACCGCCTGCACCACGCGCTGAAGCGAGAGGCGATGGCACTGATTGCGGACGGTGTCTGCGACGCAAAGACCATCGACGATGTGGTGAAGCTTGGCTTCGGGCGGCGCATGTCGGTGCTGGGGCCCATGGAGCAGTGCGATCTGGTGGGGCTTGAGCTGACCGCGGACATTCAGGCGACCATTGCGCCGGCGCTGGACAACACCGCCGGCATCCATCCCGCCCTGCAGGCGCATCTGGATGCGGGGCACCTTGGCATGCGCAGCGGTCAGGGCTTTCGCCACTGGGGGCCCGGTGAGGCCGATGCGGTGCGTGAGCGGCTGTCTCGCTTCCTGGCCGAGCAGGCCCGCGAAAGCGAAAGCTGA
- a CDS encoding calcium:proton antiporter: MVFAVLEFMHIIPSDLGVVEILAAALLGGTVFAAVHHAEMIALRIGEPFGSMLLAVAVTVIEVSLIISIMLAKPEAGSDIARDTVFAAVMLVLTGIVGFCLLAGGLRHHEQGFGVNAASGTLSVLGTLATLALILPNFTVAEPGPHYSTWQLIGVAAVSLFLYLLFLFVQSFRHRDYFLDPNAPAHEVEHARPSARAALISLLLLIVALVAIVLIAKGLSPALERGVAAAGLPSQFVGIIIAAVVLMPEGVTAFNAARSNNLQQSLNLALGSALASIGLTIPAVAMTALALGIPLTLGLDSADIVLLALALFTATLTLATGRTTVLQGGVHLVLFATFLIISAIP; encoded by the coding sequence ATGGTGTTTGCCGTGCTGGAATTCATGCACATCATCCCGTCGGACCTGGGTGTTGTCGAAATTCTGGCGGCTGCCCTTCTGGGCGGCACCGTGTTCGCCGCAGTGCACCATGCCGAGATGATCGCACTGCGCATCGGTGAACCCTTCGGCTCCATGCTGCTCGCCGTTGCGGTGACCGTGATCGAGGTGTCGCTGATCATCTCCATCATGCTCGCCAAACCGGAGGCGGGCTCGGATATTGCGCGCGATACCGTGTTTGCTGCCGTGATGCTGGTGCTGACGGGCATTGTCGGCTTCTGCCTCCTGGCCGGCGGCTTGCGCCACCACGAACAGGGCTTTGGGGTGAACGCAGCCAGCGGCACGCTCAGCGTGCTCGGCACGCTTGCGACGCTTGCGCTGATCCTGCCGAACTTCACCGTCGCCGAACCCGGCCCCCATTATTCGACGTGGCAGCTGATCGGCGTCGCTGCGGTTTCGCTTTTCCTTTATCTCCTGTTCCTGTTCGTCCAGTCGTTCCGCCATCGGGACTATTTTCTGGATCCCAATGCGCCCGCGCACGAGGTTGAGCACGCAAGGCCATCGGCCAGAGCGGCACTGATCAGCCTGCTCTTGCTCATCGTTGCGCTGGTGGCCATCGTTCTCATCGCCAAGGGGCTGTCGCCGGCGCTGGAGCGCGGCGTTGCGGCAGCGGGCCTGCCGAGCCAGTTCGTCGGCATCATCATCGCCGCCGTGGTGCTGATGCCCGAAGGCGTGACCGCCTTCAACGCGGCGCGCAGCAACAACCTTCAGCAAAGCCTCAACCTGGCGCTGGGCTCGGCGCTGGCCAGCATCGGGCTCACCATTCCGGCGGTCGCCATGACCGCGCTGGCGCTCGGCATCCCGCTGACGCTGGGGCTGGACTCGGCGGACATCGTGCTTCTGGCACTGGCCCTCTTCACCGCCACGCTAACGCTCGCAACCGGGCGTACCACCGTGCTGCAAGGCGGCGTCCACCTCGTGCTGTTCGCAACCTTCCTGATCATCTCTGCCATCCCCTGA
- a CDS encoding mechanosensitive ion channel family protein, giving the protein MARRTIGTLLLALACIAAVAHASAQAQDTEQSPASEPATVSDRTVAPAVQPTVQANGVVDPLDTISPLSPAPVSSPRQTFVSFRSLAQGAADSLMAAFDVSADNDAIFDTPEVLELKDQALDRLARATTTLDLSQVPPATRRTVGVNSVLLLEEVMDRIVLPDLASIPGSAEVAEGAAATGWTVPGTQIRMVRSESPSGEPEFRFSPSTLQALPEYYALVQDSPRLSADAIDFYQHFVTGPGLSTPIELYRYVLQLPPAMLKNYYEQALWQWIALVVITAVTAALVAGLLRWEVRRAQSISPLRRAFHRVFVPLLIIATLSIYHWVVDEIINLTGAVLASFELAIELADAFAFALLAVFLFNLVAALVIASPRFKQESLDASLIRLLLRVIGIIFAGYILFLGARDVGIPVYGIVAGLGVGGLAIALAVRPTLENFIGGIILYADRPVKVGDFCMFGDQLGTVEAIGLRSTKVRGLDRTLMTVQNSDFAQMSITNFTRRDSNLVHTTVGLRYGTTPAQMTDVCAGLEAMLKADDRVKDDTVRVVFRSFGEYALNVEIWAYVKSADWTEFLRIQQELLIGVLKTVEESGSSFALPSQINYVTGDTPNTGGTAPAGPGAGPPELFSQLAAAGRR; this is encoded by the coding sequence GTGGCGCGCCGCACCATCGGGACGCTTCTTCTGGCTCTGGCTTGTATTGCGGCGGTCGCCCACGCATCCGCCCAGGCACAAGACACTGAGCAGAGCCCCGCCTCCGAACCTGCCACTGTATCAGACCGGACCGTAGCCCCGGCGGTGCAACCGACCGTTCAGGCCAATGGCGTTGTCGACCCGCTCGACACCATCTCGCCGCTTTCGCCTGCGCCCGTCTCATCGCCGCGGCAAACCTTTGTCAGCTTCCGATCGCTGGCACAGGGGGCGGCCGACTCCCTGATGGCCGCATTTGACGTGTCGGCTGATAACGACGCCATCTTCGACACCCCCGAAGTCCTGGAGCTCAAGGATCAGGCGCTGGATCGTCTGGCGCGCGCCACCACCACGTTGGACCTGTCGCAGGTGCCTCCGGCAACCCGGCGCACAGTCGGCGTCAATTCGGTCCTTCTTCTGGAAGAGGTGATGGACCGGATTGTGCTGCCCGATCTTGCGTCGATCCCCGGGAGTGCAGAGGTTGCGGAGGGCGCAGCCGCCACCGGCTGGACCGTGCCCGGCACACAGATCCGCATGGTGCGCAGCGAAAGCCCGTCGGGTGAGCCGGAGTTCCGCTTCTCGCCCAGTACGCTTCAGGCGCTGCCGGAATATTATGCACTGGTGCAGGATTCGCCCCGGCTTTCGGCTGACGCGATCGACTTTTATCAGCACTTCGTCACGGGTCCGGGCTTGTCGACGCCTATCGAGCTTTACCGCTACGTGCTGCAGCTGCCGCCTGCCATGCTCAAAAACTACTATGAGCAGGCGCTGTGGCAGTGGATTGCCCTTGTGGTCATTACGGCGGTGACTGCGGCGCTTGTTGCCGGGCTCCTGCGCTGGGAGGTGCGGCGGGCGCAGTCGATCAGTCCGCTGCGCCGGGCCTTTCACCGTGTGTTCGTACCGCTGCTCATCATTGCGACGCTCAGTATCTACCACTGGGTGGTCGATGAGATCATCAACCTCACCGGAGCCGTGCTGGCCTCGTTCGAGCTGGCGATCGAGCTTGCGGATGCGTTCGCTTTCGCACTTCTTGCGGTGTTCCTGTTCAACCTTGTTGCGGCCCTCGTCATCGCATCGCCGCGGTTCAAGCAGGAAAGCCTGGACGCCAGCCTGATCCGCCTGCTTCTGCGGGTGATCGGCATCATCTTTGCCGGTTACATCCTGTTCCTCGGTGCGCGGGACGTGGGTATTCCGGTCTACGGCATTGTTGCCGGCCTCGGTGTCGGTGGTCTTGCCATCGCGCTTGCGGTCCGCCCGACACTGGAAAATTTCATCGGCGGCATCATCCTTTATGCGGACCGGCCGGTGAAGGTGGGCGACTTCTGCATGTTCGGCGACCAGCTGGGCACTGTGGAGGCCATCGGGTTGCGTTCCACCAAGGTGCGCGGCCTCGACCGCACCCTGATGACGGTCCAGAACTCCGACTTCGCCCAGATGTCGATCACCAATTTCACCCGGCGCGACTCCAACCTTGTGCACACCACCGTCGGCCTTCGCTACGGCACGACGCCTGCGCAGATGACGGACGTCTGCGCCGGGCTCGAGGCGATGCTGAAGGCCGACGACCGGGTCAAGGACGATACGGTGCGTGTGGTTTTCCGCAGCTTTGGCGAATACGCGCTGAACGTGGAAATCTGGGCTTACGTGAAGAGTGCGGACTGGACCGAATTTCTGCGCATCCAGCAGGAGCTTCTGATCGGCGTTCTGAAAACCGTCGAGGAGTCCGGCAGCAGCTTCGCGCTGCCCTCGCAGATCAATTACGTCACCGGCGATACGCCAAACACAGGGGGCACCGCACCGGCGGGGCCGGGCGCGGGCCCGCCCGAGCTCTTCAGCCAGCTTGCAGCCGCTGGCCGCCGCTGA
- a CDS encoding methyl-accepting chemotaxis protein: MQSSALDLPAKSISWWNLPQSPRKRPCVFDSAVATSFVRVERFWMKHEHEMVAAASSSHGAGRARFQLFRNISISKKFVFAFATLLVLTSCVSAFVIMQLQLAQTSSAKMDRMAKLALALEQSYNALSRQDSYLVEHFIAPGQDTSEQYDKLVVVFTERIATALALTENYPALNRRIREIEQRGVSWRETFADGHFEPEDVRLDRDEIVVAAEAAGSAVRSILTLVDEVIAISLAELAELDAQTEAANRSSELATLLGAVGTFVMAIGVGVALIFSIARPVQRMTAAMNALAAGDRTITVPERDRRDEIGAMAGALQIFKDGADKVIALQEEQREAEARAAEEAREGRLELATNFERSVGSIVEQVSGSAETIQDTARSLASTAEDAEEEATSAAGSTQEASSNVEMIASASEELSSSISEISEQVNQSVRTINSAVDEARSMDQEMAALASAAQEIGAVVSLISDIASQTNLLALNATIEAARAGDSGKGFAVVASEVKNLAMQTSRATEEITGRITGIQDAARTSVTAIQSIGNTVGKINEIASSIAAAVEEQTAATAEIARNAQQASGATMSMNTSVADVQEGARKTGEAANRMLEAAAGLTRQETELRKEVAIFLQAVKE; the protein is encoded by the coding sequence GTGCAATCATCTGCCCTGGATTTGCCGGCAAAGTCCATAAGCTGGTGGAATCTGCCGCAATCTCCGCGAAAGCGCCCGTGTGTATTCGATTCGGCTGTCGCGACTTCGTTTGTGCGAGTGGAGAGATTCTGGATGAAACATGAACACGAGATGGTCGCCGCTGCGTCATCCTCGCATGGCGCAGGGCGTGCTCGCTTTCAATTGTTTCGGAATATCAGCATCTCGAAAAAGTTTGTCTTTGCTTTCGCCACTCTTCTCGTCCTGACAAGTTGTGTCAGCGCGTTTGTCATCATGCAGCTGCAACTGGCACAGACCAGTTCCGCAAAAATGGACAGGATGGCGAAGTTGGCGCTCGCGCTGGAGCAGAGCTACAACGCGCTCAGCCGTCAGGACAGTTATCTGGTCGAGCACTTCATCGCGCCCGGCCAGGATACGAGCGAGCAATATGACAAGCTTGTTGTCGTGTTTACAGAGCGGATTGCCACTGCGCTTGCTCTCACTGAAAATTACCCCGCCCTGAACCGGCGCATCCGCGAAATTGAGCAGCGCGGTGTCAGCTGGCGCGAGACATTCGCGGACGGCCACTTCGAGCCGGAAGATGTTCGGTTGGACCGGGACGAGATTGTCGTCGCAGCGGAGGCCGCCGGCTCTGCGGTGCGCTCGATTCTGACACTTGTGGACGAAGTGATTGCCATCTCGCTGGCCGAACTCGCCGAGCTGGACGCTCAGACCGAGGCCGCGAACCGCAGCTCGGAGCTTGCCACATTGCTGGGTGCCGTGGGCACCTTCGTGATGGCGATCGGGGTTGGCGTGGCGCTGATCTTCAGCATCGCAAGGCCTGTCCAGCGGATGACCGCCGCGATGAACGCGCTTGCCGCCGGTGACCGCACCATCACCGTTCCCGAGCGCGACCGCCGGGACGAGATCGGTGCGATGGCAGGCGCCCTGCAAATCTTCAAGGATGGTGCGGACAAGGTGATCGCACTGCAAGAGGAGCAGCGGGAAGCCGAAGCGCGTGCGGCGGAAGAGGCCCGGGAGGGCCGCCTTGAGCTGGCGACGAATTTCGAGCGCTCCGTCGGCTCCATCGTTGAACAGGTTTCGGGGTCGGCAGAAACCATCCAGGACACTGCGCGCTCCCTTGCGAGCACCGCTGAAGACGCAGAGGAGGAGGCGACAAGCGCCGCCGGGTCCACGCAGGAGGCATCGAGCAACGTCGAAATGATCGCCAGTGCCTCCGAGGAGCTGTCGTCATCCATCTCCGAGATCAGCGAGCAGGTGAACCAGTCGGTCCGCACCATCAACAGCGCGGTGGACGAAGCGCGCAGCATGGATCAGGAAATGGCGGCTCTCGCGTCGGCGGCGCAGGAAATCGGCGCGGTGGTCAGCCTCATTTCGGACATTGCGAGCCAGACCAACCTGCTGGCTCTGAACGCCACCATCGAAGCTGCGCGCGCGGGCGATTCGGGCAAGGGTTTTGCCGTCGTCGCCTCCGAGGTGAAGAACCTCGCCATGCAGACGAGCCGAGCCACTGAAGAGATCACCGGCCGTATCACTGGCATTCAGGACGCCGCGCGCACCTCTGTCACGGCAATCCAATCCATCGGCAACACGGTCGGCAAGATCAACGAGATCGCCTCCAGCATTGCCGCAGCGGTGGAAGAACAGACGGCGGCTACGGCCGAAATTGCCCGCAATGCGCAGCAGGCGTCCGGCGCGACAATGTCGATGAACACGTCAGTCGCCGACGTTCAGGAGGGCGCCCGGAAGACCGGGGAGGCGGCCAACCGAATGCTGGAGGCCGCAGCCGGCCTGACGAGACAAGAAACCGAACTGCGCAAGGAAGTTGCGATATTCCTTCAGGCTGTGAAAGAATAG
- a CDS encoding FAD-dependent oxidoreductase, whose product MHVIICGGGIIGAATALFLARRGVRTTVVERTGVAAAASGKSGGFLARDWCDGTPVEQLARRSFALHAELAAEGFSPWGYRGLTTYAGTADFMRIAARPAPAIDKPARWMSPEVQITQTIGLPVDTAQVHPGALTDALMRAAVHAGATLLAGEVTRVSHSAGALESVEVDGQPMACDKAVLAMGPWTNLVEGAPVAPVFGVKGHSLVFQTGGDIPPEALFLQCRDQTGAILSPEIFPRADGTTYVCAISSEPPLPAHAAAVEPDPAASAQLERLCAALSPHLTPEWIIARQACFRPMAADGLPLIGKVPGVADVFVATGHGVWGILNGPATGEAMACLLVDGHSGAVDLAPFDPARLSA is encoded by the coding sequence ATGCATGTCATCATCTGCGGCGGCGGCATCATTGGCGCGGCAACGGCGTTGTTTCTGGCCCGCCGCGGGGTGCGCACCACCGTTGTGGAACGCACCGGCGTGGCCGCAGCCGCGTCAGGCAAATCCGGCGGCTTTCTTGCGCGGGACTGGTGTGACGGTACGCCGGTGGAACAGCTTGCCCGGCGCAGCTTCGCACTGCACGCAGAACTGGCCGCGGAGGGTTTTAGCCCCTGGGGCTATCGCGGGTTGACCACCTATGCCGGCACCGCTGATTTCATGCGCATCGCGGCCCGCCCGGCGCCCGCGATCGACAAACCCGCCCGCTGGATGTCGCCCGAAGTGCAGATCACACAGACCATCGGGCTTCCGGTGGACACTGCGCAGGTTCACCCCGGCGCCCTGACCGACGCGCTGATGCGCGCTGCCGTCCACGCGGGCGCCACCCTCCTGGCCGGCGAGGTCACGCGGGTCTCCCACAGCGCAGGTGCTCTTGAATCCGTTGAGGTCGACGGCCAGCCCATGGCCTGCGACAAGGCCGTCCTTGCCATGGGTCCCTGGACAAATCTTGTGGAAGGGGCGCCCGTTGCGCCCGTCTTCGGGGTGAAAGGGCACAGTCTGGTGTTCCAGACCGGCGGCGACATTCCGCCCGAGGCGCTCTTTCTGCAATGCCGCGACCAGACCGGCGCCATCCTCTCGCCTGAGATCTTTCCGCGCGCCGATGGCACCACCTACGTCTGCGCAATTTCGAGCGAACCGCCGCTGCCGGCCCACGCCGCCGCCGTGGAACCCGACCCTGCCGCCAGCGCACAGCTGGAACGGTTGTGCGCCGCCCTCTCCCCGCACCTGACGCCGGAATGGATCATCGCGCGGCAGGCCTGCTTCCGTCCCATGGCCGCCGACGGGTTGCCGCTGATCGGCAAGGTGCCGGGTGTCGCCGATGTGTTTGTGGCAACCGGCCACGGCGTCTGGGGCATTCTGAATGGTCCGGCCACCGGCGAGGCGATGGCGTGCCTCCTCGTCGACGGCCACAGCGGCGCCGTCGACCTTGCCCCCTTCGACCCGGCACGCCTGTCGGCCTGA
- a CDS encoding DEAD/DEAH box helicase, with product MTKFTDLGLAEPLLRAVTAEGYESPTPIQAKVIPPLLEGRDVLGTAQTGTGKTAAFVLPLLNQIHADGGRPASKSCRGLILTPTRELATQIAEEIRRYSKFMRASLTVVVGGVKPGPQIRNLARGVDIVVATPGRLLDHLQTGAIDLSLTKFVVLDEADQMLDLGFLPPIKKILAKVPRSRQTALLSATMPNEIRGLAAQFQKDPAEVAVAPVSRPIEQIEQSVIAADASTKKDVLAKLLTEADVTRAIVFCRTKHGSDKLTKHLNNVGLRAVAIHGNKSQNQRERALDDFKKGETPILVATDIAARGIHVNNISHVFNYELPEVAEVYVHRIGRTARAGTTGIAVSLCDPAERKLLRAIERLTNIPLTRAGGTTAGFLADEPDRSGPSRNSRRRPGGGNRRPGGPGGRPQGASRGEGRGRSPQAAYN from the coding sequence TTGACCAAGTTTACCGACCTCGGCCTTGCCGAGCCGCTTCTGCGTGCCGTCACTGCCGAAGGCTACGAGAGCCCCACGCCCATTCAGGCGAAGGTGATCCCGCCGCTGCTCGAAGGCCGCGACGTTCTGGGCACCGCGCAGACCGGCACCGGCAAGACCGCCGCGTTCGTTCTCCCGCTCCTCAACCAGATCCACGCAGACGGCGGCCGCCCGGCCTCCAAGTCCTGCCGCGGTCTGATACTAACGCCGACCCGCGAGCTCGCCACGCAGATCGCCGAGGAAATCCGCCGCTACTCCAAGTTCATGCGCGCTTCGCTCACCGTCGTCGTCGGCGGTGTGAAGCCCGGCCCGCAGATCCGCAATCTGGCACGCGGCGTTGATATCGTCGTCGCAACGCCTGGGCGTCTGCTCGACCACCTGCAGACCGGCGCCATCGACCTGTCGCTCACCAAGTTCGTGGTGCTCGACGAGGCCGACCAGATGCTCGACCTCGGCTTCCTGCCGCCGATCAAGAAGATCCTCGCCAAGGTGCCGCGTTCGCGCCAGACCGCACTCCTCTCGGCCACCATGCCGAACGAGATCCGTGGTCTCGCCGCGCAGTTCCAGAAGGACCCGGCAGAGGTTGCCGTTGCGCCGGTCTCCCGCCCGATCGAGCAGATCGAGCAGTCGGTGATTGCAGCGGACGCGTCGACCAAGAAGGACGTGCTCGCCAAGCTTCTGACCGAAGCGGACGTGACGCGCGCCATCGTGTTCTGCCGCACCAAGCACGGCTCGGACAAGCTGACCAAGCACCTCAACAATGTCGGCCTGCGCGCTGTCGCCATCCACGGCAACAAGAGCCAGAACCAGCGTGAGCGTGCGCTTGACGACTTCAAGAAGGGCGAGACGCCCATTCTGGTCGCGACCGATATTGCAGCCCGCGGCATCCACGTGAACAACATCTCTCACGTGTTCAACTACGAGCTGCCGGAAGTGGCGGAAGTCTACGTCCACCGCATCGGCCGGACTGCCCGTGCCGGCACCACCGGCATTGCGGTCTCGCTGTGCGATCCGGCAGAGCGCAAGCTCCTGCGTGCGATCGAGCGGCTGACCAACATCCCGCTGACCCGCGCCGGCGGCACCACGGCGGGCTTCCTCGCCGACGAGCCGGACCGCAGCGGCCCGTCCCGCAACAGCCGCCGCCGTCCAGGTGGTGGCAACCGCCGCCCCGGCGGCCCCGGCGGCCGCCCCCAGGGCGCGTCGCGCGGCGAAGGCCGCGGCCGCTCTCCGCAGGCGGCCTACAACTAG
- a CDS encoding permease, protein MMTVTDLNTRAISAGFVRRVGPGVRIWLVSAALLAAIALFSPAQGAASAVFTAQSLVNTAPYLLLSILIAAWARATGADGLIARAFTGAPAVMILLAALAGGLSPFCSCGVIPLIAALLAMGVPLSAVMAFWLASPVMDPSMFMMTAGLLGSEFAVAKTIAAVGLGLFGGFATLAIVRMGGLAEPLREGVGNGACGGSIVRTRKDVVWSFWHDDARLRQFWREAGRTTLFLGKWLTLAFLLESLMIAYLPADLVSSVVGGAGIVPIAAATVVGVPAYLNGYAALPLVSGLIEQGMAPGAALAFLVAGGVTSIPAAIAVFALVKRTVFALYVALALTGSFAAGLIFQAVAS, encoded by the coding sequence ATGATGACTGTTACCGATCTGAACACCCGTGCGATTAGTGCCGGTTTCGTGCGCCGGGTGGGGCCGGGCGTGCGCATATGGCTGGTCTCCGCGGCTCTGCTTGCCGCAATAGCGCTGTTCAGCCCTGCGCAGGGGGCGGCAAGCGCGGTCTTCACGGCGCAGAGCCTCGTGAACACCGCGCCCTACCTGCTGCTCTCCATCCTCATTGCGGCATGGGCACGGGCAACGGGCGCCGATGGTCTCATCGCCCGCGCATTTACCGGTGCGCCGGCTGTGATGATCCTGCTGGCAGCCCTTGCAGGCGGCCTTTCGCCATTTTGCTCGTGCGGGGTCATCCCGCTGATTGCCGCGCTGCTGGCGATGGGAGTGCCGCTTTCGGCCGTCATGGCGTTCTGGCTGGCCTCGCCGGTGATGGACCCGTCGATGTTCATGATGACGGCGGGCCTGCTCGGAAGTGAATTTGCCGTGGCAAAGACGATCGCCGCGGTCGGCCTCGGGCTGTTCGGCGGCTTTGCGACACTCGCGATCGTCCGGATGGGGGGGCTGGCCGAGCCGCTGCGCGAGGGCGTCGGCAACGGCGCGTGCGGCGGATCCATCGTGCGGACCCGCAAGGATGTGGTGTGGTCCTTCTGGCACGATGACGCGCGGCTTCGGCAGTTCTGGCGGGAGGCGGGCAGAACCACACTGTTCCTGGGCAAATGGCTGACGCTCGCATTCCTTCTGGAAAGCCTGATGATCGCGTACCTGCCGGCCGACCTTGTGTCGTCCGTCGTCGGCGGCGCGGGGATCGTGCCGATTGCTGCGGCAACCGTGGTCGGTGTGCCAGCCTACCTCAACGGGTACGCGGCGCTGCCGCTGGTGTCGGGCCTGATCGAGCAGGGGATGGCCCCTGGCGCTGCGCTGGCGTTTCTGGTTGCCGGCGGCGTTACTTCCATTCCGGCGGCCATCGCGGTCTTCGCGCTCGTGAAGCGCACCGTGTTTGCGCTCTACGTTGCGCTGGCGCTGACGGGTTCGTTTGCGGCCGGGCTCATCTTTCAGGCGGTGGCGTCCTGA
- a CDS encoding metalloregulator ArsR/SmtB family transcription factor: MDRTRQTAQALAALGHEVRLEIYRLLVRAGHDGLNVGDIGAQLGRPPSTLAHHLSALVASGLVAQERRGREVINRADYDVMSRTVAFLTDQCCTGVTLVKDDAA; this comes from the coding sequence ATGGACAGAACACGACAGACGGCGCAGGCCCTGGCCGCCCTCGGGCATGAAGTGCGGCTGGAGATTTATCGGCTGCTCGTTCGCGCGGGCCATGATGGGCTCAATGTGGGCGACATCGGGGCGCAGCTGGGGCGGCCGCCGTCGACCCTTGCGCACCACCTGTCGGCGCTGGTCGCCTCCGGGCTGGTGGCGCAGGAGCGCCGCGGCCGCGAGGTGATCAACCGCGCAGACTACGATGTGATGAGCCGGACCGTCGCCTTCCTGACCGACCAGTGCTGCACCGGCGTCACCCTCGTCAAAGACGATGCCGCCTGA
- a CDS encoding SDR family oxidoreductase: MSSNGPFNTTLPNYRSQPQLLEGQAALVTGANSGIGRAVAIGLARAGARVAVNWVVGEEAANDVVAAIEKEGGKAVAVYADVSKEDDVAAMFKTAIEALGTIDILVPNAGLQRDAKVTDMTLAEWQKVMDVNLTGQFLCIREAVKEFDRRGVKQEVSVAAGKIICMSSVHEVIPWAGHINYAASKGGIQMMMKSLAQELAPRRIRVNAIGPGAIRTPINTDAWNTPEAYDKLMELVPYNRIGEPEDIAQAAIFLASDMADYITGVTLFVDGGMTCYPGFAEGG, encoded by the coding sequence ATGTCCAGCAACGGACCTTTCAACACGACGCTTCCGAACTATCGCAGCCAGCCGCAGCTTCTGGAGGGGCAGGCCGCGCTGGTGACGGGCGCCAATTCCGGCATCGGCCGCGCCGTCGCCATCGGTCTTGCGCGCGCCGGTGCCAGGGTCGCCGTCAACTGGGTCGTCGGCGAGGAGGCGGCCAACGACGTGGTCGCGGCCATCGAGAAGGAAGGCGGCAAGGCCGTTGCCGTCTACGCCGACGTGTCGAAGGAGGACGACGTTGCCGCGATGTTCAAGACGGCAATCGAGGCACTCGGCACCATCGACATTCTGGTTCCCAACGCGGGCCTCCAGCGCGACGCCAAGGTGACCGACATGACGCTGGCCGAGTGGCAGAAGGTGATGGACGTGAACCTCACCGGCCAGTTCCTGTGCATCCGCGAGGCGGTGAAGGAGTTTGACCGCCGCGGCGTGAAGCAGGAAGTGTCGGTGGCGGCGGGCAAGATCATCTGCATGAGTTCGGTGCACGAGGTGATCCCGTGGGCGGGGCACATCAACTACGCGGCCTCCAAGGGCGGCATCCAGATGATGATGAAGAGCCTAGCGCAGGAGCTGGCGCCGCGCCGCATCCGCGTCAACGCCATCGGCCCCGGCGCCATCCGCACCCCCATCAACACCGACGCCTGGAACACCCCCGAAGCCTACGACAAGCTGATGGAGCTCGTCCCCTACAACCGCATCGGCGAGCCGGAAGACATCGCCCAGGCGGCAATCTTCCTCGCGTCCGACATGGCGGACTATATTACGGGGGTGACGCTGTTCGTGGACGGCGGGATGACGTGTTATCCGGGGTTTGCGGAAGGGGGGTGA